A region from the Desulfitobacterium dehalogenans ATCC 51507 genome encodes:
- a CDS encoding DUF445 domain-containing protein — MNYRRKANSVLGSVFILFLITAGLKHAYPTVPGIHFFFFVTEAALVGGLADWFAVTALFRKPLGWPYHTALIPRNREKMVEAIVAMVQNELLSENLLRQRIQGFRLSSWLINTAEKSGGASFLAEKLSSVLIEGCKNLKIPESAAALESVIRNKLMESGLAKDLLAQLCILIEKDELDPLLNEGIEKGIDFATTPQAKELLIQVLGQIQEKKIGNGGKLQRTILGLFQVTDGINLDEAAEDLQIELILHLRELQAPYHPARGQLKELILEKLQAWERDPGALNTLESWKNTLFTEANLQPFLGSILLQAQESLKEGKLPSGQGLLNVLEPMLEAWWSEIKKDTHFHAIIDQFVQELLAQALQREHAVIGQTVRETLQSLSNEELSYFVEDKAGNDLQWIRINGSLVGGIVGGILFLILNYGYSPLLKLIQLY, encoded by the coding sequence ATGAATTATCGTCGTAAAGCCAATAGTGTTCTGGGAAGTGTTTTTATACTATTTCTCATTACTGCAGGATTAAAGCACGCCTATCCCACAGTTCCAGGGATTCATTTTTTCTTCTTTGTTACGGAAGCAGCTCTTGTTGGCGGGCTGGCGGACTGGTTTGCAGTGACCGCCTTGTTCCGTAAACCTCTGGGCTGGCCCTATCATACTGCCCTGATTCCCCGCAATCGGGAGAAGATGGTAGAAGCCATAGTGGCCATGGTTCAAAATGAGCTGCTGAGTGAGAATCTCCTACGCCAAAGAATACAAGGATTCCGCCTCAGTTCCTGGTTGATAAATACAGCAGAAAAATCCGGTGGAGCATCATTTCTTGCCGAAAAGTTGAGCTCGGTTTTAATAGAAGGATGCAAAAATCTCAAGATACCTGAGTCAGCTGCAGCCTTGGAATCTGTCATCAGGAACAAGCTCATGGAGTCAGGCTTAGCTAAAGACCTTCTTGCTCAACTTTGTATACTAATTGAAAAAGATGAGCTTGACCCCTTGCTCAATGAGGGAATCGAGAAAGGTATAGACTTTGCCACAACACCCCAAGCCAAAGAGCTTCTGATCCAAGTTCTCGGGCAAATTCAAGAAAAAAAAATAGGCAATGGGGGCAAACTACAGAGAACGATTCTGGGGCTATTTCAAGTTACCGATGGAATCAACCTGGATGAGGCTGCCGAGGACTTGCAGATTGAGCTCATCCTCCATCTAAGAGAGCTCCAGGCACCGTATCATCCCGCAAGAGGTCAGTTGAAGGAACTTATCCTTGAGAAACTTCAAGCCTGGGAGAGGGATCCTGGTGCACTCAATACTTTGGAAAGCTGGAAGAACACCCTGTTTACAGAAGCTAATTTACAGCCTTTTCTGGGAAGCATCCTGTTGCAGGCTCAAGAAAGTCTAAAAGAGGGGAAACTTCCTTCTGGTCAAGGGCTTTTGAATGTTCTTGAACCGATGCTGGAAGCTTGGTGGTCCGAGATAAAGAAAGACACCCACTTCCATGCCATCATCGATCAGTTCGTTCAAGAACTTTTGGCTCAAGCATTGCAAAGGGAGCATGCGGTGATCGGTCAAACCGTCCGTGAAACCCTGCAGAGCTTAAGCAATGAGGAGCTCAGCTATTTCGTCGAAGACAAAGCAGGCAACGATCTCCAGTGGATCCGTATTAACGGATCCCTCGTGGGAGGAATTGTCGGGGGGATTCTTTTTTTGATACTGAATTATGGATATAGTCCTCTGCTGAAATTAATACAGTTATATTAA
- a CDS encoding DUF445 domain-containing protein, translated as MINKDQSPILKEKRARGGTYRKANIALGLSALGLFAAYPFQGTTWGGLLTSGCSAALVGGLADWFAVNALFRRPLGVPAGKVFRTEIIPRNRERIFQALRSMVENELLSHEVLKTKVETYDFSAPATAIWNTLDRDSFQSILTQCLQQIQENLDDSIKELHKESLALLKQKSIREEHFIPLAEKAFRNILESQEGKRAVTILLDNLSYWVQETEIHLWLTHWLEKSIDRYISKNPSRKIFGLFLPDPSKLAHSLQKQVADYLLEDQTHAEVLEWLKLQVKEDTWVISGVYPKLIESLTTGLMQKLHTPESALSLSEQLLQSLDEGVLSLNENPEKRHRFNRYVQGLVVPFLDNKHEKIGEIVYEGLENYSNEMLVELIESKAGDDLQMIRINGSVVGGLAGMVIYLVSQFLV; from the coding sequence ATGATAAATAAAGATCAATCCCCCATTCTGAAAGAAAAAAGAGCCCGTGGCGGGACCTACCGCAAAGCCAATATTGCCCTTGGCCTTTCTGCTCTCGGCTTATTTGCAGCCTATCCATTTCAAGGCACCACCTGGGGAGGATTATTGACAAGCGGTTGTTCAGCAGCCTTAGTAGGGGGACTGGCAGACTGGTTTGCAGTCAATGCCTTATTTCGGCGTCCCTTGGGAGTGCCGGCGGGAAAGGTATTCCGCACAGAGATTATTCCCCGCAACCGGGAACGGATATTTCAAGCATTGAGATCTATGGTAGAAAATGAACTGCTTTCCCATGAAGTTTTAAAGACCAAAGTGGAAACTTATGATTTTTCCGCCCCTGCTACGGCCATCTGGAATACCTTGGATAGAGATTCCTTTCAAAGCATTCTCACCCAGTGTCTGCAGCAGATCCAGGAGAATCTAGACGACAGCATCAAGGAATTGCATAAAGAGAGCTTAGCTCTTTTAAAACAGAAAAGCATACGTGAAGAGCATTTTATTCCCTTGGCAGAAAAAGCCTTCCGCAATATATTAGAAAGCCAAGAAGGGAAAAGGGCTGTAACGATCCTTCTCGATAATCTCAGTTACTGGGTTCAGGAGACCGAGATCCATCTCTGGTTGACCCATTGGCTGGAAAAGTCCATTGATCGCTATATAAGCAAAAATCCCTCCCGGAAGATTTTTGGGCTGTTTTTGCCTGACCCTTCTAAGCTGGCCCACAGTCTTCAAAAGCAGGTCGCCGACTATCTGTTGGAGGACCAAACCCATGCTGAGGTTTTAGAGTGGCTGAAGCTTCAGGTTAAGGAAGATACATGGGTCATATCAGGTGTTTATCCCAAGCTAATAGAGAGCCTCACCACAGGCCTGATGCAAAAGCTTCATACTCCAGAAAGTGCCCTTTCTTTAAGCGAGCAGCTTCTGCAAAGCTTAGACGAAGGTGTTCTTTCTCTGAATGAAAACCCAGAAAAACGCCATCGTTTTAACAGATATGTCCAAGGTCTAGTGGTTCCTTTCCTTGATAATAAACATGAGAAAATCGGAGAGATCGTCTATGAAGGACTCGAAAACTATTCAAATGAGATGCTCGTGGAATTGATTGAATCCAAAGCCGGAGATGATCTGCAGATGATTCGGATTAATGGTTCTGTGGTCGGAGGCCTGGCGGGTATGGTGATCTATCTGGTAAGTCAATTCTTAGTCTGA
- a CDS encoding MBL fold metallo-hydrolase, with protein MKLKEIAPEIFCLKVSIDLSEEDVNLYIFRGEVPTIIDSGTNTPEVYQAIQEALQELGIQRLEQVLLTHWHVDHAGGAENLRKDGARILIGKRDYEEWADFCSGESLKVFEKYAGHVWGVPQEQLAIISKYNKKLTYLTTLPEEVEKIEIGAVLKAGNSTLKAILTPGHTAGHLSYYEEDLGLLFSGDFILPDVVPYPGAWLENGEVVSGLPSYMRALDRVEFLGARAYFPAHGDSRRAPASRCIEIRNQILRQVERYTPTGSVYEGGLELSKGKFNPISAFAYMHYVFGWSSLKSTTITQRTSSMSR; from the coding sequence ATGAAGCTAAAAGAAATTGCTCCTGAAATCTTTTGCCTAAAGGTTTCAATTGATCTAAGTGAAGAAGATGTTAACCTGTACATTTTCCGAGGTGAAGTGCCCACTATAATCGATTCCGGTACGAATACCCCTGAGGTTTATCAAGCCATTCAAGAAGCTCTGCAGGAATTAGGTATCCAGCGCTTAGAACAAGTCCTGCTCACCCATTGGCATGTGGATCATGCAGGGGGAGCCGAAAACTTAAGAAAAGACGGTGCTCGAATCCTGATCGGGAAGCGGGATTATGAAGAATGGGCTGATTTTTGCAGTGGCGAAAGTCTTAAGGTCTTTGAGAAATATGCCGGGCATGTTTGGGGAGTACCCCAGGAGCAACTAGCGATAATTTCAAAATACAATAAAAAATTAACCTATCTCACTACACTGCCTGAGGAAGTTGAAAAAATAGAGATCGGAGCAGTGCTCAAAGCCGGTAACAGTACCCTCAAAGCCATCCTTACGCCCGGACATACTGCAGGTCATCTTTCTTATTATGAAGAAGACTTAGGGCTACTCTTCTCCGGCGATTTTATCCTGCCCGATGTGGTCCCCTATCCGGGAGCATGGCTGGAAAATGGAGAGGTAGTCAGTGGATTACCCAGCTATATGCGTGCCTTGGATCGGGTAGAATTCCTAGGAGCAAGAGCTTATTTCCCTGCCCATGGAGATTCTCGGAGAGCCCCAGCATCTCGCTGTATAGAGATCCGCAATCAAATACTCAGACAGGTCGAACGTTACACACCCACCGGCTCAGTCTATGAAGGAGGCCTGGAATTAAGCAAAGGTAAATTTAACCCTATTTCAGCTTTTGCCTACATGCATTATGTTTTCGGCTGGAGCTCCTTAAAGTCCACCACAATCACCCAAAGAACATCTTCAATGAGCCGGTAA
- a CDS encoding heterodisulfide reductase-related iron-sulfur binding cluster, with the protein MTPTREIYWNIDYHLMIYFFAIIMLGFFVYGIVRRYRLWKIGQPEARWKDSWQGIKDILIYGFGHKRILKDFTPGVMHLAILVGFIFLFFATAIITLQADFGINIFKGALYVFIKITTNLFGLLATIGVLYLYYRRYIKRPDKLDNKKDDLIALTLVFLILVSGFFVQGFRMAGEHDPWAVYGFAGYWMIEPLQAMFSQAQLLTMHKFTWWFHMFVAFTFIAYLPYSKLFHIFLGPINQFLRKREPMGVPALIDFEDESQETFGLSEFKQLSWKAIFNSDACIRCGRCQDNCPATVSGKHLNPKQIIQDIKVRAEEEYKAVGQAKKEAKSASKQAGVMASGEAATAVDGTAALEIPPGRSLIGEVIQEQDIWDCTTCRSCEQQCPVFVEHVDKTVEMRRNLVLMESRFPSEAQLAFRNMENNGNPWGIGWNKREEFLKGLDVPTLEENPEAEILYWPGCSGAFDARNQKVSAALVKLLRAAHVNFAILGNEEKCCGDSARKLGNEFLYQTLAAENIEVMNGYGVKKIITQCPHCFQTLCHDYPQLGGKYEVVHHTTYLKELLNSGRLKLKDLESLGKDLKVTYHDSCYLGRYNEIYSEPREILKAAGLNVIEMKRTKDKSFCCGAGGGRMWLEEHGGERINELRTNEAMATGADIIGTACPFCLTMINDGISAKEEAGEKTKALDIAEVLAQRV; encoded by the coding sequence ATGACTCCTACGCGGGAGATCTATTGGAATATTGACTATCACCTCATGATATACTTCTTTGCAATCATCATGCTGGGGTTCTTTGTTTATGGCATTGTCCGACGTTACCGCCTTTGGAAAATTGGGCAACCGGAAGCTCGATGGAAAGACAGCTGGCAAGGGATAAAGGACATCCTTATCTACGGCTTTGGACATAAGAGAATTCTTAAGGACTTTACCCCAGGGGTCATGCATCTGGCTATTCTGGTAGGGTTTATTTTTCTCTTTTTTGCTACAGCTATCATTACGTTGCAAGCAGATTTTGGGATTAATATTTTCAAAGGTGCATTATATGTCTTTATTAAGATAACAACCAATCTCTTTGGACTGTTGGCGACGATTGGGGTGTTGTATCTTTATTACCGCCGCTATATCAAACGTCCGGATAAATTGGACAACAAAAAGGATGACCTCATTGCCTTAACCCTTGTCTTCTTAATTTTAGTCAGTGGTTTCTTCGTTCAAGGTTTCCGGATGGCTGGAGAGCATGATCCCTGGGCCGTTTACGGATTTGCAGGCTATTGGATGATTGAACCACTTCAGGCTATGTTTAGTCAGGCACAACTTTTGACTATGCATAAATTCACCTGGTGGTTCCATATGTTTGTTGCCTTTACATTCATAGCTTATTTACCTTACTCTAAGCTCTTCCATATTTTCTTGGGGCCGATCAACCAATTTCTCCGTAAGCGGGAACCCATGGGTGTCCCCGCTCTGATCGACTTTGAAGACGAATCCCAGGAAACTTTTGGCCTAAGTGAGTTCAAGCAGCTCTCCTGGAAAGCCATTTTCAACTCGGATGCCTGCATCCGCTGCGGACGTTGTCAGGATAATTGTCCTGCCACCGTCAGTGGAAAACATCTTAATCCTAAGCAAATCATCCAAGATATTAAAGTTCGAGCCGAAGAAGAATATAAGGCGGTTGGCCAAGCTAAAAAAGAGGCAAAATCTGCAAGCAAACAGGCAGGTGTGATGGCTTCCGGCGAGGCAGCCACTGCGGTGGACGGAACGGCTGCCTTGGAGATACCCCCGGGTCGTTCTCTAATCGGTGAAGTGATCCAGGAACAAGATATTTGGGATTGCACCACATGCCGTTCCTGCGAACAGCAATGTCCTGTCTTCGTAGAGCATGTGGATAAAACAGTGGAAATGAGAAGAAATCTTGTGCTTATGGAGTCCCGTTTCCCCAGTGAGGCCCAGCTTGCTTTCCGCAATATGGAGAACAACGGTAACCCTTGGGGCATTGGTTGGAACAAGCGGGAAGAGTTCCTGAAAGGGTTGGATGTTCCCACCCTGGAAGAGAACCCCGAGGCTGAGATACTCTATTGGCCCGGTTGCTCCGGGGCTTTTGATGCCCGTAATCAAAAGGTATCTGCTGCCCTTGTCAAGCTCCTCAGAGCGGCTCATGTGAATTTCGCCATTCTCGGCAATGAGGAAAAATGTTGCGGGGATTCAGCCCGCAAGCTCGGCAATGAATTCCTCTACCAAACCTTAGCCGCTGAGAATATTGAAGTGATGAACGGATACGGCGTCAAAAAGATTATTACCCAATGCCCACATTGCTTCCAAACTCTTTGCCATGATTACCCTCAATTGGGCGGTAAGTATGAAGTTGTTCATCATACCACCTATCTTAAAGAGCTTTTAAACAGCGGAAGGCTCAAGCTTAAGGATCTGGAAAGCCTGGGTAAGGATCTTAAAGTGACTTACCATGACTCTTGTTATTTAGGACGGTACAATGAGATCTACAGCGAGCCACGGGAGATACTTAAAGCGGCCGGACTAAACGTTATTGAGATGAAACGGACGAAGGACAAGAGCTTCTGTTGTGGTGCCGGCGGCGGACGGATGTGGCTGGAAGAGCATGGGGGAGAGCGGATCAATGAGCTGCGTACGAATGAAGCAATGGCTACCGGGGCTGACATAATAGGTACAGCCTGCCCCTTCTGCCTAACCATGATCAACGACGGCATCAGCGCCAAAGAAGAGGCCGGGGAAAAGACCAAGGCTCTGGATATTGCCGAAGTTCTCGCCCAAAGGGTTTAA
- a CDS encoding acetyl-CoA hydrolase/transferase family protein, with product MSTWVEEYRRKLTTPDKAVGVVKSGDWIIYSYAANTLPVLDLALAKRTPELRDIQLLAGVSMRPHAVVKADPRGEHFTWDCVHFSVIDRKYYEMGRAFYVPLRYSEVPRYILENISHIDVFMVQVSPMDQHGNFNFGPTISHYPAAAEKAKIVIVEVNEDMPIAHGGYGNYIHVSEVDYIVEGGHTGMPQIPTTPITDVDRKIAQYVLDDLRDGDCIQLGIGAMPNALGQMIAASDLKDLGVHTEMLVDSYVDMWEAGRISGRKKQIDKGRMVYTFAGGTQKLYDFIHNNPQVAGYPVDYTNDRFIASRNDNLVSINNALEIDLSGQVCSETIGPRMISGAGGQLDFVDAAYNSKGGRSFICMESTFTDAEGKRHSRIRPLLTEGAVVTDTRPMVQYVATEYGMANLKGGTTWQRAERLIGLAHPDFREDLIKEAEKLKIWRRSNK from the coding sequence ATGTCAACATGGGTAGAAGAGTACCGCAGGAAGCTGACCACTCCGGATAAAGCGGTAGGGGTAGTGAAGAGTGGAGATTGGATTATCTATTCCTATGCAGCCAATACCTTGCCTGTTCTCGATTTGGCCCTTGCCAAGCGGACTCCTGAACTTCGGGACATTCAGCTCTTAGCTGGAGTAAGTATGCGCCCTCATGCCGTCGTTAAAGCAGATCCCAGAGGTGAACACTTTACTTGGGATTGTGTGCATTTCAGTGTTATTGACCGGAAGTATTATGAGATGGGCCGGGCTTTCTATGTACCTTTAAGATACTCCGAAGTTCCACGCTACATCCTGGAAAACATCAGCCATATTGATGTGTTCATGGTTCAGGTAAGTCCTATGGATCAACACGGTAATTTTAACTTTGGCCCCACGATTTCTCACTATCCGGCAGCTGCCGAAAAAGCAAAAATTGTCATTGTCGAAGTCAATGAAGATATGCCTATTGCCCATGGAGGCTATGGTAATTATATTCATGTCTCAGAAGTGGATTATATTGTCGAGGGCGGTCATACCGGCATGCCTCAGATTCCGACCACGCCCATAACGGATGTAGACCGGAAAATTGCCCAGTATGTTCTCGACGACCTTCGGGATGGGGACTGCATCCAATTAGGAATCGGTGCTATGCCCAATGCCCTGGGTCAGATGATAGCGGCCTCCGATCTCAAGGACCTGGGTGTCCATACGGAAATGCTGGTGGATAGCTATGTGGATATGTGGGAGGCTGGTCGGATATCCGGACGCAAGAAACAAATCGACAAAGGACGGATGGTATATACCTTTGCCGGAGGCACCCAAAAACTCTATGATTTCATCCATAACAATCCTCAAGTGGCAGGCTATCCTGTGGATTACACCAACGACCGCTTTATAGCCAGCCGCAACGATAATTTAGTTTCGATTAATAATGCTTTAGAAATCGACCTCTCAGGACAAGTATGCTCAGAAACCATTGGACCCCGTATGATTAGCGGTGCGGGGGGACAATTGGATTTCGTGGATGCAGCCTATAACTCCAAAGGCGGCCGCAGTTTCATTTGTATGGAATCCACCTTTACCGATGCAGAGGGGAAGAGGCATTCCCGCATTCGTCCGCTGCTGACCGAAGGCGCCGTAGTCACGGATACCCGTCCTATGGTGCAATATGTGGCCACTGAATACGGTATGGCGAATTTGAAAGGCGGCACGACCTGGCAGCGTGCAGAGCGGCTCATCGGCCTGGCTCATCCAGATTTCCGTGAAGATCTGATCAAAGAAGCTGAGAAGTTAAAAATCTGGAGAAGATCTAATAAATAA
- a CDS encoding acyl-CoA dehydrogenase family protein, giving the protein MELELGLKGGGFLLADVTPEQVYIPEELNEDHLQLKKMTRNFVEKEIGPKIEALEEQEDGLIRGFMAQAGELGLLGLEIPEDLGGMSMDKFSTVVVGEEVPRGSSFAVAFAAHTGIGTLPIVYFGTPEQKAKYLPGLASGEKIAAYCLTEPGSGSDALGAKSTAVLNAEGTHYILNGTKQFITNAGFADIFLVYAKVDGKLTNFIVERTMPGVSFGPEEKKMGIKGSSTRQVILEDVAVPVENVVGELGRGHVVAFNILNVGRFKLAAAAIGSAQLALEVTLKYAGERKQFGVPLSSFGAIQTKFAEIATQTYLAESVVYRTAGLMEEACKDLDVTGDCRKEAGKAIEEYAIECSLNKVLASEVLDLAVDEGVQIHGGYGFIAEYPIERMYRDSRINRLFEGTNEINRLLVPGTLLKRAMSGELPLLAAAKNVSKDLMSAGLGSEEEGLAALLDMTQKAKKLCLMAAGIAAQNLGMELKDNQYVLLGMAEMILQVYAMESGVLRALKVQDMDVTDDHKLFVEKAATLGAYSAMNIIEQHAKEVICAAEQGDSLSTVLAGMRKLLRRPNVDMIGLRQEIAKLVVEKGKYPIR; this is encoded by the coding sequence ATGGAATTGGAATTAGGCCTTAAAGGCGGCGGCTTCCTGCTTGCCGATGTAACTCCTGAGCAAGTATATATCCCAGAGGAATTAAACGAGGATCATTTACAGCTTAAGAAAATGACCCGTAACTTCGTAGAAAAAGAAATAGGGCCCAAGATCGAAGCTCTCGAAGAACAGGAAGATGGCCTCATCCGCGGTTTTATGGCTCAAGCCGGTGAGTTGGGACTTCTCGGCTTAGAGATCCCCGAAGATTTAGGCGGCATGAGCATGGATAAGTTCTCAACAGTTGTCGTCGGTGAAGAGGTTCCTCGTGGCTCTTCCTTTGCCGTAGCCTTCGCCGCTCATACCGGAATCGGAACCCTTCCCATCGTCTACTTCGGTACTCCGGAGCAAAAGGCAAAGTACCTCCCCGGCCTTGCCTCAGGGGAAAAAATTGCCGCTTACTGCCTTACCGAGCCCGGATCCGGTTCGGATGCCCTAGGGGCCAAGAGCACAGCAGTTCTTAATGCTGAAGGAACCCACTACATTCTCAACGGAACCAAGCAATTTATCACCAATGCTGGTTTTGCTGATATCTTCCTGGTTTACGCTAAAGTGGATGGTAAGCTCACCAACTTTATCGTTGAGCGGACTATGCCGGGTGTATCCTTCGGACCGGAAGAGAAGAAGATGGGAATCAAAGGATCCTCCACCCGTCAAGTTATCCTGGAAGATGTTGCCGTTCCTGTAGAGAATGTCGTCGGCGAATTGGGCCGCGGCCACGTAGTTGCCTTTAATATTCTGAACGTTGGACGCTTCAAACTGGCTGCTGCGGCTATCGGAAGTGCTCAGCTTGCTTTAGAAGTCACTCTGAAATATGCCGGCGAGCGCAAGCAGTTTGGTGTTCCCTTAAGCTCCTTCGGTGCTATTCAAACTAAGTTTGCCGAGATTGCTACCCAGACTTATCTGGCAGAAAGTGTGGTCTATCGTACTGCCGGTCTGATGGAAGAAGCCTGCAAAGATCTGGATGTCACAGGCGATTGCCGTAAAGAAGCCGGCAAAGCCATCGAAGAGTATGCTATCGAGTGCTCGTTAAACAAGGTTCTGGCCTCTGAGGTTCTGGATCTGGCAGTAGATGAAGGGGTACAGATTCATGGTGGATATGGCTTTATCGCAGAATATCCCATTGAGCGTATGTATCGGGATTCCCGCATTAACCGTCTCTTCGAAGGAACCAATGAAATCAACCGCTTACTCGTCCCCGGCACCTTGCTCAAACGGGCTATGAGCGGTGAACTGCCACTTCTGGCAGCTGCAAAGAACGTCAGCAAAGACCTCATGTCTGCCGGCTTAGGTTCAGAGGAAGAAGGGCTGGCGGCTCTTCTGGATATGACCCAAAAGGCTAAGAAGCTCTGCTTAATGGCTGCTGGAATTGCAGCTCAGAACTTAGGAATGGAGCTAAAAGATAATCAATATGTTCTCCTTGGTATGGCCGAAATGATTCTCCAGGTCTACGCTATGGAAAGCGGCGTTCTCCGCGCCTTGAAAGTTCAGGATATGGATGTCACCGATGACCACAAGCTCTTTGTGGAAAAGGCTGCCACCTTGGGAGCTTACAGTGCTATGAATATCATCGAGCAACACGCTAAAGAAGTCATTTGTGCTGCTGAGCAAGGTGATTCCCTGAGCACTGTTCTGGCAGGAATGCGTAAGCTCTTACGCCGCCCCAATGTTGATATGATCGGACTTCGCCAAGAGATTGCTAAGCTAGTGGTGGAAAAGGGCAAATACCCAATCCGCTAA
- a CDS encoding thiolase family protein, whose translation MKEAFIIEAKRTAIGKAGRGSLAHMRPDDLAAFVIQDVLKSAPNLNPADIDDCVIGCSFPEGEQGMNMARVIALRAGLPIDVSGLTINRFCSSGLQAISLAADRIRLGEADAMLAGGAESMSAVPMGGGKPAPNPYMMEHCPEVYLSMGLTAENVAKKYEITREQQDEFAASSHHKAHAAQVSGRFDEEIVPVLISSGKKGEVWFSKDEGIRADSTVESLGKLKPAFKNGGCVTAGNSSQTSDGAAATLLMSEEKVKELDLKPLAVWRGFAVAGVEAELMGIGPIKAIPKVLKQVGLTLDQIDLFELNEAFASQSLAIIKTLGIDPAKVNPNGGAIAFGHPLGCTGAKLTATLLHEMKRRGLKYGMVTMCIGGGMGAAGVYELL comes from the coding sequence ATGAAAGAAGCATTTATTATTGAAGCGAAACGTACTGCCATCGGAAAGGCCGGCCGGGGATCTTTAGCGCACATGCGTCCGGATGATCTGGCAGCTTTTGTTATTCAAGATGTTTTAAAAAGTGCTCCCAATCTAAATCCCGCAGATATTGATGATTGTGTCATCGGTTGTTCCTTTCCTGAAGGAGAACAAGGGATGAACATGGCTCGGGTGATTGCCCTGCGGGCAGGTCTCCCTATCGATGTCTCCGGACTCACCATCAATCGCTTTTGTTCCTCAGGACTGCAAGCCATCTCCTTAGCAGCGGACAGAATCCGTCTGGGAGAAGCCGATGCTATGTTAGCCGGTGGAGCAGAAAGCATGTCTGCAGTCCCCATGGGCGGCGGCAAACCGGCCCCCAACCCTTACATGATGGAGCATTGTCCGGAAGTCTACCTCTCTATGGGACTTACTGCCGAGAATGTAGCCAAAAAATATGAAATTACTCGGGAACAACAAGATGAGTTTGCAGCATCCAGTCATCATAAGGCTCACGCAGCTCAAGTCAGCGGCCGTTTTGATGAAGAGATCGTTCCTGTTCTTATCTCCAGTGGTAAAAAGGGAGAAGTATGGTTTAGTAAAGACGAAGGAATTCGTGCCGATAGTACCGTGGAATCCCTCGGCAAACTAAAACCCGCCTTCAAAAACGGTGGATGCGTTACGGCAGGGAACTCCTCTCAGACCAGTGACGGTGCCGCAGCAACGCTCCTTATGTCCGAGGAAAAGGTCAAAGAACTGGACCTGAAACCCCTTGCCGTATGGCGCGGTTTCGCAGTCGCAGGGGTTGAGGCGGAACTCATGGGAATCGGCCCCATCAAAGCCATCCCCAAAGTTCTTAAGCAGGTGGGCTTAACCCTTGATCAAATCGATCTGTTTGAGCTCAACGAGGCTTTTGCCTCCCAGTCCCTCGCCATCATCAAGACCCTGGGTATCGACCCGGCTAAGGTCAATCCCAACGGCGGCGCCATCGCCTTCGGACACCCCCTCGGATGCACCGGAGCCAAACTTACTGCTACCCTGCTCCATGAAATGAAACGCCGCGGCCTTAAATACGGCATGGTCACCATGTGCATCGGCGGTGGTATGGGAGCCGCAGGAGTCTACGAGCTTCTATAA